One Mixta gaviniae genomic window carries:
- a CDS encoding YheU family protein, whose product MMIPWQDLAPETLDNLIEAFVLREGTDYGEQERSLAEKVEDVRRQLKNGEAVLVWSELHETVNIMPRGQFRG is encoded by the coding sequence GTGATGATCCCCTGGCAAGATCTGGCGCCGGAAACGCTGGATAACCTGATTGAAGCTTTCGTGCTGCGCGAAGGCACCGACTATGGCGAACAGGAGCGTTCGCTGGCGGAGAAAGTAGAGGATGTGCGCCGTCAGCTGAAAAACGGCGAAGCGGTGCTGGTCTGGTCGGAACTGCATGAAACGGTGAACATCATGCCGCGCGGGCAATTCCGCGGCTAA
- a CDS encoding hydrolase, whose product MMKLNHVRDYPFIPMKGLHNPHLQTVLPRLFRRRIHLKPYWQRLDLPDGDFLDLAWSEDPSQARHKPRVVLFHGLEGNFNSPYAHGLLQAWRQRGWLGVVMHFRGCSGVPNRMGRIYHSGETGDASYFLQWLRTTFGKAPTAAVGVSLGGNMLACLMGEQGDACLLDAGVVVSAPLLLEPCSAKLEQGFSRVYQRYLLGQLKLNARRKLHAWPGTLPVDLPQLNALKRLRDFDDAITARAHGFLDAGDYYRRASAMPLLPGVRKPLLIIHAQDDPFMTDEVIPDLTRLPANIEYQLTEHGGHVGFVAGTLRRPQMWLEQRIPQWLSPYLDN is encoded by the coding sequence ATGATGAAATTAAATCACGTGCGTGATTACCCCTTTATCCCTATGAAAGGGCTGCATAATCCCCATTTACAGACGGTATTGCCGCGCCTGTTTCGCCGCCGCATTCACCTTAAGCCCTACTGGCAGCGTCTTGATCTGCCGGACGGGGATTTCCTCGATCTCGCCTGGAGCGAAGATCCGTCGCAGGCGCGCCATAAGCCGCGCGTGGTGCTGTTCCACGGTCTGGAAGGCAACTTCAACAGCCCCTACGCGCATGGCCTGCTGCAGGCCTGGCGGCAGCGCGGCTGGCTGGGCGTGGTGATGCACTTTCGCGGCTGCAGCGGCGTGCCGAATCGCATGGGGCGCATCTACCACTCCGGCGAAACCGGCGACGCCAGCTACTTTTTGCAGTGGCTGCGCACCACCTTCGGCAAGGCGCCGACGGCGGCGGTCGGCGTCTCGTTGGGCGGCAATATGCTCGCCTGCCTGATGGGCGAACAGGGCGACGCCTGCCTGCTGGACGCGGGCGTGGTGGTCTCCGCGCCGCTGCTGCTGGAGCCGTGCAGCGCGAAGCTGGAGCAGGGTTTCTCCCGTGTCTATCAGCGCTATCTGTTGGGCCAGCTCAAGCTGAACGCGCGCCGCAAGCTGCACGCCTGGCCCGGCACGCTGCCGGTGGATCTGCCGCAGCTGAACGCGCTGAAGCGCCTGCGCGATTTCGATGACGCCATCACTGCGCGCGCCCACGGCTTCCTCGACGCCGGCGACTACTACCGTCGCGCCAGCGCTATGCCGCTGCTGCCCGGCGTACGCAAGCCGCTGCTGATCATCCACGCGCAGGACGACCCCTTTATGACCGACGAGGTGATCCCCGATCTGACGCGGTTACCTGCTAACATTGAATATCAACTGACAGAACATGGCGGCCACGTCGGTTTTGTCGCCGGTACGCTGCGCCGCCCGCAAATGTGGCTGGAGCAGCGCATTCCCCAATGGCTTTCACCTTATCTGGATAACTGA
- a CDS encoding LysE family translocator yields MELSLFLSMLGFLWVAAITPGPNNMLLTTAGANFGFLRSMPLMIGIMLGMQLMLLMVAFGVGSLILLYPSLHLFLKIAGSLYLLWLAWKIATAAYEKLELGDAPPRPMPFWQGGLLQLVNPKAWLMALGAVASFSLAGEAYRGSVVAISIGMALVNLVAGIIWLGFGTLIGRLLRSRRAWKIFNLSMGALTAACVLLIWH; encoded by the coding sequence ATGGAACTGAGTCTGTTTTTATCGATGTTGGGCTTTCTCTGGGTTGCGGCGATTACGCCAGGCCCGAATAATATGTTACTCACCACCGCCGGCGCTAATTTTGGTTTTCTGCGCTCTATGCCGCTCATGATTGGCATTATGCTCGGCATGCAGCTGATGCTGCTAATGGTCGCCTTCGGCGTCGGCAGCCTGATCCTGCTTTATCCCTCCCTGCACCTGTTTTTGAAAATCGCCGGCAGCCTCTATCTGCTATGGCTGGCGTGGAAAATCGCCACCGCCGCCTATGAAAAGCTGGAGCTGGGCGACGCGCCGCCGCGGCCGATGCCGTTCTGGCAGGGCGGCCTTCTGCAGCTGGTGAACCCGAAAGCCTGGCTGATGGCGCTGGGCGCCGTCGCCAGCTTTAGCCTGGCGGGCGAGGCCTATCGGGGATCGGTGGTGGCGATCAGCATCGGCATGGCGCTGGTCAACCTGGTGGCGGGAATTATCTGGCTTGGATTCGGCACCCTGATCGGGCGTCTGCTGCGTAGCCGCCGCGCCTGGAAAATATTCAACCTCTCCATGGGCGCGCTGACGGCCGCCTGCGTCCTGTTAATCTGGCATTGA
- a CDS encoding LacI family DNA-binding transcriptional regulator: MSIEKVARLAGVSTATVSRVLNGYEGVRPATRDRVLAAIAASQYQPNLLARQLRTSQSRMLLVLVSNIINPFCSRVVRGIEAEAEAHGYHILLCNSDSQAQRESAYLTLLSGKVVDGVITMDAVSNLPGLRQMIGASPWVQCAEGNPEVAGSSVTIDNQQAAREAVAHLTRRGRRRIAMINGDPRYLYAQQREMGYRAALTAENLPWTGVEYANEVECEAGYAAMERLLARGEPPDAVFAVSDVLAVGAIHCARQHQLRIPEDIAVLGFDGLPWSAMLSPPLSTLEQPMHQLGVRSVQLLLQRIKEPHGPHVHEQLHCKLVVRASS, translated from the coding sequence ATGTCGATTGAGAAAGTTGCCCGTCTCGCTGGTGTCTCGACCGCGACCGTTTCGCGCGTGCTGAACGGTTATGAAGGGGTTCGCCCCGCCACCCGCGATCGCGTGCTGGCCGCCATCGCCGCCAGTCAGTACCAGCCCAACCTGCTGGCGCGCCAGCTGCGCACCTCGCAGAGCCGAATGCTGCTGGTGCTGGTATCCAACATCATTAATCCTTTCTGCTCGCGCGTAGTACGCGGCATCGAGGCGGAGGCGGAGGCGCACGGCTACCACATTTTATTATGCAATTCCGATTCCCAGGCCCAACGTGAATCCGCTTATCTGACGCTGCTCAGCGGCAAGGTGGTCGATGGGGTGATCACCATGGACGCCGTCAGCAATCTGCCCGGCCTGCGTCAGATGATCGGCGCCTCGCCGTGGGTGCAGTGCGCTGAAGGCAACCCTGAGGTAGCAGGCTCATCCGTGACGATCGATAACCAGCAGGCGGCGCGCGAAGCGGTCGCGCATCTGACGCGGCGCGGCCGGCGACGCATCGCCATGATCAATGGCGATCCGCGCTATCTCTATGCGCAGCAGCGTGAGATGGGCTACCGGGCGGCGCTAACGGCGGAAAATTTACCCTGGACCGGGGTGGAGTACGCCAATGAGGTGGAGTGCGAAGCGGGCTATGCGGCGATGGAACGCCTGCTGGCGCGCGGCGAGCCGCCTGACGCGGTGTTCGCCGTCTCAGACGTGCTGGCCGTCGGCGCGATACACTGCGCCCGCCAGCATCAGCTGCGCATCCCGGAGGATATCGCCGTACTGGGCTTCGACGGGCTGCCGTGGAGCGCCATGCTGTCGCCGCCGCTCAGCACGCTGGAGCAGCCGATGCATCAGCTGGGCGTGCGCAGCGTGCAGCTGCTGCTGCAGCGCATCAAAGAGCCGCACGGGCCGCACGTGCATGAGCAGCTGCACTGCAAGCTGGTGGTGCGCGCCTCCAGCTGA
- the tauA gene encoding taurine ABC transporter substrate-binding protein translates to MSITRFLAIAATLLLLMEQANAVEVTVAWQTSAEPAKIAQAENTFARESGAQVDWRKFDSGSSVVRALASGDVQIGNIGSSPLAVAASQQLPIEVFLLASQLGNSEALVVNKKITSPQDLIGKRIAVPFISTTHYSLLAALKHWGIKPSQLQIINLQPPAIIAAWQRGEIDGAYVWAPAVNELAKTGTVLTDSAQVGKWGAPTLDVWVVRKDFAAQHPEIVTAFARSALAAQQAYLAQPQQWLQQRKNLETLSRLSGAPVDQVPALVEGNTYLNAQQQIAQLGQPVSKAISDTAQFLKEQGKVAQVAPDYRAYVTDRFVRPLAQQ, encoded by the coding sequence ATGAGTATCACGCGGTTTTTAGCAATAGCAGCCACTTTATTGCTACTGATGGAACAGGCGAATGCCGTTGAGGTCACCGTCGCCTGGCAAACGTCAGCCGAGCCGGCGAAAATTGCCCAGGCGGAGAATACCTTTGCCAGAGAGAGCGGCGCCCAGGTTGACTGGCGCAAGTTTGACAGCGGATCCAGTGTAGTCCGCGCGCTGGCTTCCGGAGATGTGCAGATCGGCAATATCGGATCAAGCCCGCTGGCGGTCGCTGCCAGTCAACAATTACCCATCGAAGTTTTCCTGCTCGCCTCGCAGCTTGGCAATTCCGAAGCGCTGGTGGTGAACAAAAAAATCACCTCGCCGCAGGATCTGATCGGCAAACGCATCGCGGTGCCCTTTATCTCTACTACCCACTACAGCCTGCTGGCCGCGCTGAAACATTGGGGCATCAAGCCCAGCCAGCTTCAAATCATTAATCTGCAGCCGCCGGCGATTATCGCCGCCTGGCAGCGCGGTGAGATCGACGGCGCCTACGTCTGGGCGCCGGCGGTGAATGAGCTGGCGAAAACCGGCACCGTGCTGACCGATTCGGCGCAGGTGGGCAAATGGGGCGCACCGACGCTGGATGTCTGGGTGGTGCGCAAAGATTTTGCCGCGCAGCATCCGGAGATTGTCACCGCTTTCGCCCGCAGCGCGCTGGCGGCGCAGCAGGCCTATCTCGCGCAGCCGCAGCAGTGGCTGCAGCAGAGAAAAAATCTGGAAACGCTCTCCCGCCTGAGCGGCGCGCCGGTGGATCAGGTGCCGGCGCTGGTTGAAGGCAACACCTATCTGAACGCTCAACAGCAGATCGCCCAACTTGGCCAGCCGGTAAGTAAGGCGATTAGCGATACCGCACAGTTCCTGAAAGAGCAGGGCAAGGTGGCGCAGGTGGCGCCGGACTACCGGGCTTATGTCACCGACCGCTTCGTGCGTCCGCTGGCGCAACAGTAA
- the tauB gene encoding taurine ABC transporter ATP-binding subunit: MLAISHLSARYNGQTALHDINLTLNAGELTVVLGPSGCGKTTLLNLIAGFLPIEEGQITLAGKPIVGPGAERGVVFQHEGLLPWRNVLDNVAFGLQLAGVDTATRRAIAGKMLKKVGLEGTDKRFIWQLSGGMRQRVGIARALAADPALLLLDEPFGALDAFTREQMQELLLRLWRDSGKQILLITHDIEEAVFLASELILLTPGPGRVSERLSLDFGRRFAAGESCRAIKSDPLFIARREYVLGRVFQQREAFS, encoded by the coding sequence ATGCTGGCCATTTCGCACCTGAGCGCGCGCTATAACGGACAGACCGCACTGCATGACATTAACCTGACGCTGAACGCTGGCGAGCTGACGGTGGTGCTGGGGCCTTCGGGCTGCGGTAAAACCACGCTGTTGAACCTGATCGCCGGTTTTCTGCCGATAGAAGAGGGACAGATTACCCTGGCGGGCAAGCCGATCGTCGGGCCAGGCGCCGAACGCGGCGTAGTGTTCCAGCATGAGGGGCTGCTGCCCTGGCGCAACGTGCTGGATAACGTCGCGTTTGGCCTGCAGCTGGCGGGCGTTGATACCGCCACGCGCCGCGCCATCGCCGGGAAAATGCTGAAGAAGGTCGGGCTGGAAGGCACCGACAAACGCTTTATCTGGCAGCTTTCCGGCGGCATGCGCCAGCGCGTCGGCATCGCCCGGGCGCTGGCGGCCGATCCGGCGCTGCTGCTGCTGGACGAGCCGTTCGGCGCCCTGGACGCTTTTACCCGCGAGCAGATGCAGGAACTGCTGCTGCGGCTGTGGCGCGACAGTGGCAAACAGATCCTGCTGATCACGCACGATATCGAAGAGGCGGTATTCCTCGCCAGCGAGCTGATCCTGCTGACGCCTGGGCCGGGCCGCGTCAGCGAGCGGCTGTCGCTTGATTTCGGCCGCCGCTTCGCCGCCGGCGAATCGTGCCGGGCGATCAAATCCGATCCGCTTTTTATCGCCCGCCGCGAGTATGTGCTGGGCCGGGTATTTCAACAGCGCGAGGCGTTTTCATGA
- the tauC gene encoding taurine ABC transporter permease TauC, whose protein sequence is MSIQAIDKQRATRARWRWPLSRRLTLSLATLLVVLALWWLVTALQLIAPLFLPPPQQVLRQLLTIASAQGFMDATLWQHLAASLGRILLALLAAVLIGVPTGIAMGLSKTAHGILDPLIELYRPVPPLAYLPLMVIWFGIGETSKILLIYLAIFAPVTLATLQGVKSAQQVRLRAAQSLGASCGQLLRYVILPGALPEILTGVRIGLGVGWSTLVAAELIAATRGLGFMVQSAGEFLATDVVLAGILVIALIAFGLELGLRTLQRRLTPWHGEQQ, encoded by the coding sequence ATGAGCATTCAGGCTATCGATAAACAGCGCGCGACGCGCGCACGCTGGCGCTGGCCGCTTTCCCGGCGGCTGACGCTCAGCCTGGCCACCCTGCTGGTGGTGCTGGCGCTATGGTGGCTGGTGACGGCGCTGCAGCTGATTGCGCCGCTGTTTCTGCCGCCGCCGCAACAGGTGCTGCGCCAGTTGCTGACCATCGCCAGCGCGCAGGGCTTTATGGACGCCACCCTGTGGCAGCACCTGGCCGCCAGCCTGGGGCGCATTTTGCTGGCGCTGCTGGCTGCCGTGCTGATCGGCGTACCGACCGGCATCGCAATGGGATTAAGCAAAACGGCGCACGGCATCCTTGACCCCCTGATTGAGCTTTACCGACCGGTGCCGCCGCTTGCCTATCTGCCGCTGATGGTGATCTGGTTTGGCATCGGCGAGACCTCGAAAATTCTGCTGATTTATCTGGCGATTTTTGCCCCGGTGACGCTCGCCACGCTACAGGGGGTAAAAAGCGCGCAGCAGGTACGTCTGCGTGCGGCACAGTCGCTGGGCGCCAGCTGCGGGCAGCTGCTGCGCTATGTGATCCTGCCGGGCGCGCTGCCGGAGATCCTCACCGGCGTACGTATTGGTCTCGGCGTCGGCTGGTCGACGCTGGTGGCGGCCGAACTGATTGCCGCCACGCGCGGGCTCGGCTTTATGGTGCAGTCCGCCGGTGAATTCCTGGCGACCGATGTGGTACTGGCGGGGATTTTAGTGATTGCGTTAATCGCATTCGGTTTAGAACTGGGCCTGCGGACGCTGCAGCGTCGGCTTACGCCCTGGCATGGAGAACAGCAATGA
- the tauD gene encoding taurine dioxygenase, giving the protein MNERLTITALGPHIGAQVDNLDLTRPLSDGQFEQLWHALIRHQVLFLRDQPLTPQQQRALAARFGDLHIHPVYPHAEGVEEVIVLDTHNDNPPDNDNWHTDVTFIATPPAGAILAAKQVPEQGGDTLWASGIAAFEALSPPLRALLSGLQAEHDFTKSFPEYKHRATPEAHARWRQAVANHPPLLHPVVRTHPISGKQALFVNEGFTTRIVDLAPKESDALLGFLFAHITKPEFQVRWRWRANDVAIWDNRVTQHYANADYLPTRRIMHRATVLGDKPFWRAA; this is encoded by the coding sequence ATGAACGAACGTCTGACGATTACCGCACTGGGCCCGCATATCGGCGCTCAGGTGGATAACCTGGATCTGACCCGTCCGCTTAGCGACGGGCAGTTTGAACAGCTCTGGCACGCGCTGATCCGTCATCAGGTGCTGTTTCTGCGCGATCAGCCGTTGACGCCGCAGCAGCAGCGGGCGCTGGCGGCGCGTTTCGGCGATCTGCATATTCATCCGGTCTATCCTCATGCGGAGGGGGTGGAAGAGGTGATCGTGCTGGATACCCATAACGACAACCCGCCGGATAACGATAACTGGCACACCGACGTGACCTTTATCGCTACGCCGCCCGCCGGCGCGATTCTGGCGGCGAAGCAGGTGCCGGAACAGGGCGGGGATACGCTTTGGGCCAGCGGTATCGCCGCGTTTGAAGCGCTGTCGCCGCCGCTGCGCGCGTTGCTGAGTGGCCTGCAGGCGGAGCATGACTTCACCAAATCGTTCCCGGAATATAAGCACCGCGCGACGCCGGAGGCGCATGCGCGCTGGCGTCAGGCGGTGGCCAACCATCCGCCCCTGCTGCATCCGGTGGTGCGCACCCATCCCATCAGCGGCAAGCAGGCGCTGTTTGTTAACGAAGGCTTTACCACGCGCATAGTCGATCTTGCGCCGAAAGAGAGCGACGCGCTGCTGGGGTTTCTGTTCGCCCATATCACTAAGCCGGAGTTTCAGGTGCGCTGGCGCTGGCGCGCCAACGATGTGGCTATCTGGGATAACCGGGTAACGCAGCATTACGCTAACGCTGATTACCTGCCGACAAGACGCATTATGCATCGCGCCACGGTGCTGGGCGATAAGCCCTTCTGGCGCGCCGCCTGA